In the genome of Cellvibrio sp. KY-YJ-3, one region contains:
- a CDS encoding riboflavin synthase, translated as MFTGIIEAIGEVVALQPKNGDLRLRIKTNNLNLADVHLGDSIATNGVCLTVVDLPGDGYWADVSRETLDNTTLPGWKIGQRVNLEKALTPQTRLGGHIVSGHVDGVGEVVSRHPDARSERFRIRAPKELAKYIAHKGSITVDGTSLTVNKVDGAEFELNIVPHTLKWTIMESYQAGSKINLEVDVLARYLERLMLGEKAAEGEGQGITLEFLAKNGFM; from the coding sequence ATGTTCACCGGTATTATTGAAGCCATTGGCGAAGTGGTGGCGTTGCAGCCTAAAAATGGCGACCTGCGCCTGCGTATCAAAACGAACAATTTGAACTTGGCTGACGTGCATTTGGGCGATTCGATTGCCACCAACGGCGTCTGCCTCACCGTTGTTGATTTACCCGGCGATGGCTACTGGGCCGATGTCTCGCGCGAAACCCTGGATAACACCACTTTACCCGGTTGGAAAATTGGACAGCGAGTGAATCTGGAAAAAGCACTCACCCCGCAAACCCGCCTCGGTGGCCATATCGTTAGTGGCCATGTGGATGGTGTGGGCGAGGTAGTCAGCCGCCACCCGGATGCACGCTCCGAGCGTTTTCGCATTCGCGCGCCGAAAGAGTTAGCGAAATATATCGCCCACAAAGGGTCAATTACGGTGGATGGTACTAGTCTTACCGTTAATAAAGTGGATGGCGCCGAGTTTGAACTTAATATTGTGCCTCACACACTCAAGTGGACGATCATGGAATCCTATCAAGCGGGCAGCAAAATCAATCTGGAAGTGGATGTGCTCGCGCGCTATCTGGAGCGGTTGATGTTGGGCGAAAAAGCCGCTGAAGGCGAAGGGCAGGGCATCACCCTGGAGTTTTTGGCAAAAAACGGTTTTATGTAA
- a CDS encoding RDD family protein, with protein sequence MSDEQQSSPFMPPPSGPVIDNTASLGKRFQAMVIDVVIMMVCIFPFAQSQGLMEIAEKQGTIPPELALKLVLFQLMMFFVLHGFLLHQYGQTIGKRIIGIAIVTMDNQKPAFLFLILQRYVSQWLMGMVPVIGILLRLADVLAIFREDKRCIHDHLAKTKVIDLKIPVTHSQTKPTSIIV encoded by the coding sequence GTGAGTGATGAACAACAATCTTCCCCGTTTATGCCACCGCCTTCTGGCCCGGTTATAGACAATACCGCTTCATTGGGTAAACGTTTTCAGGCCATGGTTATCGACGTGGTAATTATGATGGTCTGTATCTTTCCCTTTGCGCAAAGTCAGGGTTTGATGGAGATCGCCGAAAAGCAGGGCACCATTCCGCCGGAGCTGGCGTTGAAGTTGGTGTTATTTCAGTTGATGATGTTTTTTGTGTTGCACGGCTTTTTATTGCATCAATACGGACAAACCATTGGTAAACGTATTATTGGTATTGCGATAGTCACTATGGATAACCAAAAGCCTGCATTTTTGTTTTTGATTCTGCAGCGCTATGTGTCCCAGTGGTTGATGGGTATGGTGCCGGTCATCGGCATTTTGCTGCGCTTGGCGGATGTACTGGCGATTTTCCGTGAAGACAAACGCTGCATTCACGATCACCTCGCTAAAACTAAAGTGATTGATCTGAAAATTCCCGTCACTCACAGCCAGACCAAACCTACCAGCATCATCGTATAA
- the ribD gene encoding bifunctional diaminohydroxyphosphoribosylaminopyrimidine deaminase/5-amino-6-(5-phosphoribosylamino)uracil reductase RibD — MAITPVDFDFMAQAFRLAERGLYTTMPNPRVGCVLVKDGQIIAEGWHIRAGEAHAEVNALRAAGEDARGATAYVSLEPCSHTGRTGPCSQALIDAGVARVVYAMEDPNPLVSGDGIAMLRAAGVQVDGSLLEDDARALNPGYIKRMERKLPFVRCKLAMSLDGRTAMESGESKWITGPKARADVQRLRARSCAIISGVDSILQDNSSLTVRVDELDLPNAQEAAAKQPLRVILDSTLRLSRNALLFKQPSPILLVHNGSVDAAQCDGWPEFVELLALPAKDDRIDLTALLRELAKRQCNEVLVETGATLAGSFLRRGLLDEIIIYMAPKLLGSNARPIFDLPLDTMSSSLALKIKDIRAVGRDWRITAAPDTEY; from the coding sequence ATGGCTATTACTCCAGTCGATTTTGATTTTATGGCGCAGGCGTTCCGTTTGGCGGAGCGCGGCCTCTATACCACCATGCCCAATCCGCGCGTAGGTTGTGTGCTGGTAAAAGATGGGCAGATTATTGCCGAGGGCTGGCATATTCGCGCCGGTGAAGCTCACGCTGAGGTCAATGCATTGCGTGCAGCGGGAGAAGATGCGCGCGGTGCTACGGCTTATGTCAGCCTTGAACCTTGCAGTCATACCGGCCGTACCGGCCCCTGTTCACAAGCGCTGATTGACGCAGGTGTGGCGCGCGTAGTTTATGCGATGGAAGACCCTAACCCATTAGTGTCTGGTGATGGCATCGCCATGTTGCGCGCCGCGGGTGTGCAGGTGGATGGCTCTTTATTAGAAGACGATGCACGCGCATTGAATCCCGGCTATATCAAACGCATGGAGCGCAAGTTGCCCTTTGTGCGCTGCAAATTGGCCATGAGTCTCGATGGTCGCACAGCGATGGAATCCGGTGAAAGCAAATGGATTACTGGCCCCAAAGCGCGTGCTGATGTTCAGCGCTTGCGCGCGCGTTCCTGTGCAATTATTTCCGGTGTCGATTCGATTCTGCAGGATAATTCCTCCCTGACTGTGCGTGTAGACGAATTGGATTTGCCCAATGCGCAAGAGGCAGCCGCCAAACAACCGCTACGCGTGATTCTGGATTCAACCCTGCGTTTGTCGCGCAACGCCTTGTTATTCAAACAACCCAGCCCCATCTTGCTGGTTCATAACGGCTCGGTAGATGCGGCTCAATGTGATGGCTGGCCGGAGTTTGTCGAACTGTTAGCTCTGCCCGCGAAAGATGACCGTATCGATTTAACTGCGCTGTTGCGCGAGTTAGCGAAGCGCCAGTGCAACGAGGTGTTGGTAGAAACCGGCGCGACTCTGGCGGGCAGTTTTTTACGTCGTGGCCTGCTCGATGAAATCATTATTTATATGGCGCCCAAACTGCTGGGCAGCAATGCGCGCCCCATCTTTGATTTGCCGCTGGATACTATGTCGTCATCGCTGGCATTAAAAATCAAAGATATTCGCGCCGTGGGCCGTGACTGGCGCATTACCGCCGCGCCCGATACCGAATATTAA
- the nrdR gene encoding transcriptional regulator NrdR, translating to MHCPFCSAEDTKVIDSRLVAEGDQVRRRRECLSCHERFTTFEVAELVMPRIIKQNGTREPFDENKLRAGLLRALEKRPVSIEAIESAINHIKHFLQATGEREVKALLVGEKVMEQLQKLDEVAYVRFASVYRRFKDLNEFRQEIDRLEQQPEHEQ from the coding sequence ATGCATTGTCCGTTTTGTAGTGCGGAAGATACGAAAGTTATCGATTCCCGTTTGGTGGCCGAGGGCGATCAAGTGCGCCGCCGCCGCGAGTGTTTATCCTGCCATGAGCGCTTCACCACTTTTGAAGTGGCTGAATTGGTGATGCCGCGCATCATCAAACAAAACGGCACCCGCGAACCCTTCGACGAAAACAAACTGCGCGCCGGTTTACTGCGTGCGCTGGAAAAACGCCCTGTGAGTATTGAGGCGATTGAGTCTGCCATTAACCATATCAAACACTTTTTGCAGGCCACGGGCGAACGTGAAGTAAAAGCCTTATTGGTCGGTGAAAAAGTGATGGAGCAATTGCAGAAACTGGATGAGGTCGCCTATGTGCGTTTTGCCTCTGTTTATCGCCGCTTTAAAGATTTAAACGAATTCCGTCAGGAAATTGATCGCCTTGAACAGCAACCCGAACACGAACAGTAA
- a CDS encoding collagen-like protein, translating to MKHSLLLLTLIGAIGLAACERQTDTVVVAVPGPAGEKGATGDTGNTGNTGNKGATGNEGVQGATGNTGDTGATGDTGSTGDTGATGNTGNTGNTGATGDTGSAGSAGSTGNTVIVVPQ from the coding sequence ATGAAACACTCACTTCTTTTATTAACCTTAATTGGCGCGATTGGCCTTGCTGCGTGCGAACGCCAAACAGACACAGTAGTAGTTGCAGTCCCTGGCCCGGCCGGCGAAAAGGGTGCCACCGGCGATACAGGTAACACCGGAAATACCGGCAACAAAGGCGCAACGGGCAACGAAGGTGTACAAGGCGCGACGGGAAATACTGGTGACACTGGCGCAACCGGTGATACAGGTAGCACGGGCGATACCGGTGCAACCGGAAACACAGGAAATACCGGGAACACAGGCGCAACCGGAGATACGGGTTCGGCTGGCTCTGCAGGTTCAACTGGCAACACCGTGATTGTAGTGCCCCAGTAA
- the glyA gene encoding serine hydroxymethyltransferase: MFDKNQTIASFDPEIWASIQSEGQRQEEHIELIASENYTSPMVMVAQGTKLTNKYAEGYPGKRYYGGCEYVDVTEALAISRAKELFGADYANVQPHAGSQANQAVYAALCSPGDTILGMSLAHGGHLTHGAKVSSSGKYYNAIQYGLNPETGLIDYDEVERLALEHKPKVVVAGFSAYSQVVDWQRFRDIADKVGAYLFVDMAHVAGLVAAGLYPNPVQIADVTTTTTHKTLRGPRGGLILAKANEEIEKKLNSAVFPGGQGGPLMHVIAAKAISFKEAMTPEYKAYQKQVVVNAKAMAKTFIERGINIVSGGTENHLMLVDLIGKSYSGKDADEALGKAHITVNKNAVPNDPRSPFVTSGIRVGTPAVTTRGFKEAECVQLTNWICDIFAALEAGNADAVIAEVKAKVSALCKQFPVYAE; the protein is encoded by the coding sequence ATGTTTGATAAAAACCAAACTATTGCTTCTTTTGATCCCGAAATTTGGGCTTCTATCCAGAGCGAAGGTCAACGTCAGGAAGAGCACATCGAGTTGATCGCCTCGGAAAACTACACCAGTCCCATGGTGATGGTGGCGCAAGGCACCAAGCTGACCAACAAATATGCTGAAGGCTATCCAGGTAAGCGCTATTACGGTGGTTGTGAATACGTCGATGTGACTGAAGCATTAGCTATTTCGCGCGCCAAAGAGCTGTTCGGTGCCGACTACGCGAACGTGCAGCCACATGCCGGCTCACAAGCTAACCAAGCGGTTTACGCGGCGCTGTGTAGCCCGGGCGATACTATTTTGGGCATGAGCCTCGCGCACGGTGGTCACTTGACTCACGGAGCCAAGGTCAGTTCATCGGGCAAGTATTACAACGCCATCCAGTACGGCCTGAACCCCGAAACCGGTTTGATCGATTATGACGAAGTAGAGCGTCTGGCCCTGGAACACAAGCCAAAAGTGGTAGTAGCAGGTTTCTCCGCCTATTCACAGGTAGTGGATTGGCAGCGTTTCCGCGACATCGCCGACAAAGTGGGTGCTTATTTGTTTGTGGATATGGCGCACGTTGCCGGTCTGGTTGCAGCTGGCCTGTACCCTAACCCGGTGCAAATTGCTGATGTCACCACCACCACCACACACAAAACCCTGCGTGGCCCTCGCGGTGGTTTGATTCTGGCCAAAGCCAACGAAGAAATTGAGAAAAAACTCAATTCTGCAGTATTCCCAGGTGGCCAAGGTGGCCCCTTGATGCATGTTATCGCTGCCAAAGCGATCAGCTTCAAAGAAGCCATGACCCCCGAGTACAAGGCTTATCAGAAACAAGTAGTAGTAAACGCCAAGGCGATGGCCAAAACCTTTATTGAGCGCGGCATTAATATTGTTTCTGGTGGTACTGAAAACCACTTGATGCTGGTTGATTTGATTGGCAAATCCTACAGCGGTAAAGATGCGGATGAAGCCTTGGGCAAAGCGCACATCACCGTGAACAAAAACGCCGTACCTAATGACCCACGCTCACCCTTTGTGACCTCCGGTATCCGTGTTGGTACTCCGGCGGTGACTACCCGTGGTTTCAAAGAGGCTGAGTGCGTGCAATTGACTAACTGGATTTGCGATATTTTTGCTGCACTGGAGGCCGGTAATGCTGATGCAGTGATTGCCGAGGTGAAAGCCAAGGTATCTGCGCTGTGCAAGCAGTTCCCCGTTTACGCTGAGTAA
- a CDS encoding polysaccharide biosynthesis/export family protein, with amino-acid sequence MIRCYPVGRSGHYLTAAVLLLFSTLVWAESSIAPRSYLIGSGDEVRITVYGQQELAADAQVSATGTVQVPLLGTMIVAGKTSAEAARMIAERYEAGNFLKNAQVNLLVTKYRSQVVAILGRVNSPGKLVLEGPTSLTQALAWAGGIAPTGSERLILTRTLANGRQERTEYDLQQMLNHAAEQQPTVWLKDGDTIYVPNAGRFYINGEVHSPGMYPLDRPLNIRQALSAGGGPTARASDSKVKVFREAADGSVQELIAKPDDRVMDGDVLVVRESLF; translated from the coding sequence ATGATTCGTTGTTATCCCGTTGGTCGTTCCGGTCACTACCTCACCGCAGCTGTTTTATTGCTGTTCAGTACGCTGGTATGGGCAGAGTCGTCAATCGCACCGCGCAGTTATCTGATCGGGAGCGGTGATGAAGTGCGCATCACTGTATATGGTCAACAAGAACTCGCCGCCGACGCCCAAGTCAGCGCGACAGGCACAGTGCAAGTCCCCTTGCTGGGTACCATGATCGTCGCCGGTAAAACCAGTGCCGAAGCGGCACGAATGATTGCTGAACGGTATGAGGCCGGCAATTTTCTCAAAAATGCCCAAGTTAACCTATTGGTTACCAAGTATCGCAGCCAAGTGGTCGCCATTCTGGGGCGAGTTAATAGCCCCGGAAAACTGGTACTGGAAGGTCCCACCAGCCTGACCCAAGCGTTAGCGTGGGCCGGCGGCATAGCCCCTACTGGCAGCGAAAGGTTAATTCTTACCCGCACCCTCGCTAACGGTCGCCAGGAGCGCACCGAATATGACCTGCAGCAAATGCTCAACCACGCTGCGGAACAACAGCCAACGGTGTGGCTTAAAGATGGCGACACAATATATGTGCCAAATGCGGGCCGTTTTTATATTAATGGTGAAGTTCATTCACCAGGAATGTACCCCCTTGATCGCCCTTTAAATATCCGTCAGGCACTCAGTGCCGGTGGCGGCCCCACCGCGCGCGCCAGCGACAGCAAGGTAAAGGTGTTTCGTGAAGCTGCCGACGGTTCAGTACAGGAATTAATTGCCAAACCCGATGATCGAGTGATGGACGGAGATGTGTTGGTGGTGAGAGAAAGCCTGTTCTAG
- a CDS encoding Wzz/FepE/Etk N-terminal domain-containing protein — translation MNLNTLMGILLARKWAIIASCALALLAAAILILLTPKSYTASIDLLVDSRGLDPISGQSQPARMTGAYLATQSDIIRSRNVAGKVIDQLALGSSPAMIKAAKLTGEPERDQRRMLSFLAKGLIVVPKRDSSVLSIAFKAQDPQLAAQIADAYAEAYMYTNLELRIEPAKQTTQWYNQQLTGMRQELIEKQDALSSYQEEHGILVSSDRLDLESNKLAELSSMLIAVQNERLNSQSRSDQIANTKRGQLETRALDNPQVQKLATDLAQAQARLAELATQVGENHPQYRQARSEVGALKQQMNRMLELISGSLQSSVELSQTREDQLKAELTRQKELVLQLSRNRNELNLLKQEVDNAQAAYDAALARSVQTRLESQIAATDIAVLNSALVPTSPTSPKPALIILLAAMAGLLSGIAIALCWEWLDQRIRSVLDLEQGLGLPVLAHIPR, via the coding sequence ATGAATCTGAATACACTGATGGGCATCTTACTGGCGCGGAAGTGGGCGATTATCGCCAGCTGTGCCTTGGCTCTGCTGGCAGCAGCGATACTTATTTTGCTAACCCCCAAGTCTTACACCGCCTCCATCGACCTATTGGTGGATAGCCGTGGGCTCGATCCGATCAGCGGCCAATCACAACCAGCTCGAATGACGGGCGCCTATCTCGCAACCCAGAGCGATATCATTCGCAGTCGCAATGTGGCCGGCAAAGTGATTGATCAGCTGGCACTGGGTAGCTCTCCTGCCATGATCAAAGCGGCCAAACTCACCGGTGAACCCGAGCGCGATCAGCGCCGCATGCTCAGCTTCCTCGCAAAGGGTTTAATTGTGGTGCCCAAACGGGATAGCAGTGTGTTGAGCATCGCCTTCAAGGCTCAAGACCCACAGCTTGCCGCGCAAATCGCCGATGCCTACGCAGAGGCATATATGTACACCAACCTCGAACTGCGTATTGAACCCGCCAAACAAACTACCCAGTGGTACAACCAGCAATTAACCGGAATGCGGCAGGAGCTGATCGAGAAGCAGGATGCACTTTCCAGTTATCAAGAGGAACACGGTATTCTCGTGTCTTCTGACCGATTGGATCTTGAATCCAACAAGCTCGCCGAGCTGTCGTCTATGTTGATCGCCGTGCAGAACGAACGCCTGAACTCCCAAAGCCGCAGTGACCAGATTGCCAATACCAAGCGCGGCCAGCTGGAAACCCGCGCGTTGGATAACCCTCAAGTACAAAAGCTGGCAACGGATCTGGCGCAAGCCCAGGCACGGCTGGCCGAGCTGGCTACCCAAGTCGGTGAAAACCACCCCCAATACCGCCAGGCACGCAGTGAAGTGGGCGCACTCAAACAACAAATGAACCGCATGTTGGAGCTGATCAGTGGCAGCCTGCAGTCTTCTGTAGAACTGTCGCAAACCCGCGAAGACCAGCTCAAAGCCGAGCTAACACGGCAAAAAGAACTGGTGCTACAACTCAGCCGTAATCGCAATGAACTCAACCTGCTCAAGCAGGAAGTGGATAACGCCCAAGCCGCTTACGACGCCGCACTCGCCCGTTCGGTACAAACCCGGTTGGAAAGCCAGATTGCCGCCACCGATATCGCGGTACTCAACAGCGCACTGGTACCTACAAGCCCAACATCCCCCAAACCCGCCCTGATCATCCTGCTCGCTGCCATGGCCGGCCTGCTATCCGGTATTGCTATCGCACTCTGTTGGGAATGGTTGGATCAACGTATTCGCAGCGTTTTGGATCTTGAACAAGGGTTGGGTTTGCCAGTGCTGGCCCATATTCCGCGCTGA
- a CDS encoding polysaccharide biosynthesis tyrosine autokinase encodes MNDRLQILDREQALAQAMQLGQSSRMGPMLVAMGKLSPKDLNTILATQKKQGLRFGDAALKLGLVSADDINAILAEQFAYTQTPAASSKLDRRLSALFQPDSTQAEALRSLRSELMLRYFNPQPHHALAIVSAENATTTAITAANLAISFAQLGLRTLLIDSNLRTPQLNALFNLQEHAPGLSDWIAERTSVAPTAIEQVRSLWVLPAGTRAPNPQELLASKHYQERVNPLIQHFDITLISTAPMDSNRDAQLVAAQAGAALLIAQQHVTHTKALVAIGNRLRELGVRLLGTTLLG; translated from the coding sequence ATGAATGATCGTTTGCAAATACTGGATCGCGAACAGGCGCTTGCCCAGGCAATGCAGCTCGGCCAGTCATCCCGGATGGGACCAATGCTGGTGGCAATGGGTAAGCTCAGCCCCAAAGACCTGAACACCATTCTGGCGACCCAAAAGAAACAGGGGCTGCGCTTTGGCGATGCCGCGCTGAAATTGGGGCTGGTCAGCGCCGATGACATTAACGCCATTCTGGCTGAGCAGTTTGCTTACACCCAGACACCTGCGGCATCGAGCAAACTTGACCGCCGCCTGAGCGCACTCTTTCAACCGGACAGCACCCAGGCAGAAGCACTGCGTAGCCTGCGCAGCGAGTTGATGTTGCGCTACTTCAACCCCCAACCACACCATGCGCTGGCGATAGTCAGCGCCGAAAATGCGACGACCACAGCAATCACTGCCGCCAACCTGGCGATCAGTTTTGCGCAACTCGGCCTGCGCACCCTGCTGATCGACAGCAACCTGCGTACGCCACAACTCAACGCCCTGTTTAACCTGCAGGAGCACGCACCCGGTTTGTCCGACTGGATTGCCGAGCGCACCTCGGTGGCCCCCACGGCCATAGAGCAAGTGCGCTCACTATGGGTGTTACCTGCCGGCACCCGCGCGCCCAACCCTCAGGAATTGCTCGCCAGCAAACACTATCAGGAGCGGGTGAACCCGCTGATCCAGCACTTTGATATCACCCTGATCAGTACCGCACCGATGGACTCAAATCGCGATGCACAACTGGTCGCCGCACAGGCGGGAGCAGCCCTGTTAATTGCGCAACAACATGTCACTCACACCAAAGCGCTGGTTGCCATTGGCAACCGCTTGCGCGAATTAGGTGTGCGCCTGTTGGGCACAACCCTGCTCGGCTAG
- a CDS encoding polysaccharide biosynthesis protein GumE, with protein MNYPQACPTIPPLPASAHLVREQRWLNDQRLVTFIIVASVGYQAVLCLLNTLVLPMSRSLVGLAEAIILMACVPLLVRRLLPGVVILACLAAAMLCLLSIINNQVNVKAFRDIAIPLCYFWLGCNIGRLELADRALKVAICMVLAMGMFELLLLDSYTRWFDIFSYYVSIGSIDPAMDFVREDRLQANGMRPEGIGRTLLPGLLGPHRVSSVFLEPVSLGNFASLCAAWGLARTHWRDGIFFVVAAVIMMVLCDSRFALMTVSSFVVLRLLVHGSLLNFCIFAPIAAILLLLVIGYTTPNETGRILNDDLQGRLAYSGWSLLQFDALKLLGIGHTKVYYDEGYAHTLATFGLPMALVFWCSFWLLPISSATSQRFRAMVSLYIALILCISGFSFFALKSAGLLWFLVGCSLQKPAPTPGQPSYTGGKDAS; from the coding sequence ATGAACTACCCGCAGGCCTGCCCGACTATTCCCCCCCTGCCCGCCAGTGCGCATCTGGTGCGGGAGCAACGCTGGCTTAACGATCAGCGACTGGTCACTTTTATCATTGTCGCCAGTGTCGGCTACCAGGCGGTGTTGTGCCTGCTCAATACCCTCGTCCTGCCTATGTCGCGCTCGCTCGTGGGTTTGGCCGAGGCAATTATCCTGATGGCATGTGTGCCGCTATTGGTACGGCGGCTATTGCCGGGGGTGGTCATTCTCGCCTGTCTCGCCGCTGCCATGCTGTGTTTGCTGAGCATCATCAACAACCAGGTTAACGTCAAAGCCTTTCGCGATATTGCCATCCCCCTGTGCTACTTCTGGCTGGGATGTAACATCGGGCGGCTGGAGCTGGCTGATCGCGCGCTTAAAGTGGCGATTTGCATGGTCTTGGCGATGGGCATGTTTGAGTTGCTGCTACTTGATAGCTACACCCGCTGGTTTGATATTTTCAGCTACTACGTCAGCATCGGCTCTATTGATCCTGCGATGGACTTTGTCCGGGAAGACCGCCTGCAAGCCAATGGTATGCGCCCCGAAGGTATAGGCCGTACCCTGCTCCCTGGCCTGCTTGGCCCGCATCGGGTCTCCTCGGTTTTCCTCGAACCGGTATCGCTCGGCAACTTTGCCAGCCTTTGCGCCGCTTGGGGGCTTGCCCGCACACACTGGCGCGATGGGATATTTTTTGTAGTGGCCGCGGTGATAATGATGGTGCTGTGCGATTCGCGATTCGCGCTGATGACCGTGAGTAGCTTTGTCGTGCTGCGCCTGCTGGTGCACGGCAGCCTGCTTAATTTTTGTATCTTCGCCCCTATCGCCGCCATCCTCCTGCTCTTGGTAATTGGCTACACAACCCCCAACGAAACCGGGCGGATTCTCAATGACGACTTGCAAGGGCGCCTCGCCTACAGCGGTTGGTCGCTACTGCAATTTGACGCCCTCAAACTACTCGGTATAGGTCACACCAAGGTTTATTACGATGAGGGCTACGCCCATACCCTGGCCACGTTTGGGCTACCAATGGCGCTGGTGTTTTGGTGCAGCTTCTGGCTATTACCCATCAGCTCCGCTACCAGCCAGCGTTTTCGGGCGATGGTATCGCTCTACATCGCGCTGATTCTCTGTATCAGTGGCTTTTCATTTTTTGCACTCAAAAGCGCCGGCTTACTCTGGTTTTTAGTGGGTTGCAGCCTGCAAAAGCCTGCACCTACTCCCGGGCAACCCAGCTATACCGGAGGAAAAGATGCCAGTTAG
- a CDS encoding glycosyltransferase family 4 protein, with product MPVSSPIKVTHIVRQYLPSIGGMEEVVRNIARHQLHQGQGATRIITLNRLFRNSSELLPQQETIEGIEVIRLPYMGSSRYPLCPGVFKYLKDADVIHVHGVDFFYDFLAATKWLHRRPLVLSTHGGFFHTRFASRAKQAYFHSVTRLSANAYNRVVATSANDGDLFGQIMDQHKLQVIENGVDVEKYAGSAAPQLTPTLMYFGRWSSNKGLIPALELFAELLRQRPEWRLIIAGREYDHSLAELQAATQSLGISHAVTLAANPSDEEIKHLLNQASYFICLSDHEGFGIAPIEAMSAGLTPILSAIPPFRRLHGESGLGFCFEPATQQHAAIAQLLELHDQGEHAYQQRMKAAQAFAIRYAWPQVADRYLALYDQLRKAS from the coding sequence ATGCCAGTTAGCTCCCCCATTAAAGTCACCCACATAGTGCGCCAATACCTGCCGTCCATTGGCGGGATGGAAGAAGTGGTGCGCAATATTGCTCGCCACCAGTTACATCAAGGCCAAGGCGCCACGCGGATCATTACCCTCAATCGCCTGTTTCGCAACTCCAGTGAGTTGTTGCCCCAGCAAGAGACGATTGAGGGAATTGAAGTCATCCGCCTGCCCTACATGGGTTCCAGCCGCTACCCCTTGTGCCCCGGCGTTTTTAAATACCTGAAGGATGCCGATGTAATACATGTGCATGGCGTGGACTTTTTTTACGACTTCCTCGCTGCCACCAAATGGCTACATCGTCGCCCGCTGGTGCTATCCACCCATGGAGGGTTCTTCCATACCCGCTTTGCCTCGCGCGCCAAACAGGCGTATTTCCACAGTGTTACGCGCCTCTCCGCCAATGCTTACAACCGGGTGGTTGCCACCAGTGCCAATGACGGCGACTTGTTTGGACAAATCATGGATCAGCACAAACTGCAGGTCATTGAGAATGGGGTGGATGTGGAAAAGTATGCAGGTAGCGCCGCACCACAACTCACACCAACGCTGATGTATTTTGGCCGCTGGTCATCCAATAAAGGGCTTATTCCTGCATTGGAATTGTTCGCTGAACTGCTGCGGCAGCGCCCCGAATGGCGCTTGATTATCGCCGGGCGCGAATACGATCACAGCCTCGCCGAGCTGCAAGCAGCCACGCAATCCTTGGGTATTAGCCATGCAGTGACCTTGGCCGCTAACCCCAGCGACGAGGAAATCAAACACCTGCTCAACCAAGCCAGCTATTTCATCTGCCTGTCGGATCACGAAGGTTTTGGTATAGCGCCGATAGAAGCAATGAGTGCCGGGCTCACACCCATTCTCAGTGCGATTCCACCCTTTCGGCGGCTGCATGGGGAATCTGGCTTGGGGTTCTGTTTTGAGCCGGCAACGCAACAGCACGCGGCAATCGCCCAGCTGCTGGAACTTCACGATCAAGGCGAGCACGCTTACCAGCAGCGCATGAAAGCCGCGCAGGCGTTTGCGATTCGCTATGCCTGGCCGCAAGTGGCTGATCGCTACCTCGCGCTTTACGATCAATTGCGGAAGGCATCATGA